One window from the genome of Sardina pilchardus chromosome 12, fSarPil1.1, whole genome shotgun sequence encodes:
- the smim8 gene encoding small integral membrane protein 8 codes for MSSPDTETGKATSKESGFRTPGFKGVRTTSLFRAFNPELFIKPNKPVMAFGLVTISMCVAYLGYLHATKENNQQLYEAIDSEGERYMRRKTSKWN; via the exons ATGTCATCTCCAGACACTGAAACTGGCAAGGCAACTTCCAAAGAGAGTGGATTTCGAACCCCAGGGTTTAAAGGGGTGCGAACCACATCTCTTTTCCGTGCCTTTAACCCGGAGCTCTTCATCAAACCT AACAAGCCGGTCATGGCCTTTGGACTGGTGACAATCTCCATGTGTGTAGCATACCTGGGCTACCTTCACGCAACTAAAGAGAACAACCAACAGCTGTATGAAGCGATTGACAGCGAAGGGGAGAGATACATGAGGAGAAAAACCTCAAAATGGAACTAA